The following coding sequences are from one Capsicum annuum cultivar UCD-10X-F1 chromosome 3, UCD10Xv1.1, whole genome shotgun sequence window:
- the LOC107866160 gene encoding acetyl-CoA-benzylalcohol acetyltransferase-like, with protein MSNLEIQIQITEMLKPSTPTPNHLRTLKLSMFDQPDASNYVPMLFHYLPSSEQNNTAEKSDKLKKSLADTLVNFYPLAGRFSRNDLSIHCNDEGAEYVETRVNADLAEFLHQLGPKVELLDHLLPWCNIVPMESTLLLPLLAIQVNIFNCGGLVIGIQISHSISDSYTIATFIKEWARVSQTGTATKDCLPSFGHLPSLFPPRVVPLEHHQFSSTPAPDIVSPKIVTRRFVFDASVIANLKDRINSSAPFVKPTRVMAVLSLIWKVLLGISSAKRGHSRDSWLIIPINVRAKSKLPSLEHALGNCTLIGIPTLEANHRQELQDFVNSVGIALRKTLISIGKASIDDIASMVIDQSREYVNAFGQKDEDIYLSSSWCRFPWYEADFGWGKPFWVSSACRSLEVIILMDTKDGDGIEAWISLKEDDIAELERNIPDILSSYALKNSI; from the coding sequence ATGTCCAATTTGGAGATTCAAATCCAGATAACGGAAATGTTAAAGCCCTCGACTCCTACTCCGAATCATCTTCGTACCCTTAAGCTTTCAATGTTCGATCAACCAGATGCTAGTAACTATGTACCAATGTTGTTTCACTATTTACCGAGTAGTGAACAGAACAATACAGCAGAAAAATCTGATAAGCTGAAGAAATCATTGGCTGACACCTTAGTCAATTTTTACCCTCTAGCAGGAAGATTTAGTAGAAACGACCTCTCAATTCACTGTAATGACGAAGGTGCTGAGTATGTTGAAACCCGAGTCAATGCGGATCTTGCTGAATTCCTCCATCAATTAGGACCCAAGGTTGAGCTTTTGGATCATCTTCTTCCATGGTGTAATATTGTTCCTATGGAAAGTACACTGCTGCTTCCATTACTTGCGATCCAAGTTAATATATTCAATTGTGGTGGCCTAGTCATCGGTATACAAATTTCACATAGCATATCAGATAGTTATACGATAGCAACATTTATCAAGGAATGGGCGCGGGTTAGCCAAACAGGGACAGCAACAAAAGATTGTCTCCCTAGTTTTGGTCATTTGCCGTCCCTCTTTCCCCCAAGAGTAGTGCCACTAGAACATCATCAATTTTCTTCAACGCCTGCTCCCGACATCGTCAGCCCTAAGATTGTCACAAGGAGGTTTGTATTTGATGCTTCAGTAATAGCAAATCTCAAAGACAGAATCAATTCAAGTGCTCCATTCGTGAAACCTACTCGAGTGATGGCCGTTCTGTCATTGATATGGAAGGTTCTTCTGGGAATTTCCTCAGCCAAACGTGGACATTCAAGGGACTCTTGGTTAATAATTCCTATTAATGTGAGGGCAAAATCAAAGTTACCATCTTTAGAACATGCTCTTGGTAATTGTACCCTAATTGGTATTCCTACTCTTGAGGCAAATCATAGACAGGAGTTACAAGACTTTGTTAATTCTGTAGGAATCGCATTAAGGAAGACATTGATAAGTATTGGTAAGGCGAGCATCGATGATATTGCCTCTATGGTTATTGATCAAAGCAGAGAATATGTAAATGCATTTGGTCAAAAAGATGAGGACATTTATCTCAGCAGTAGTTGGTGCAGATTCCCGTGGTATGAAGCAGACTTTGGTTGGGGAAAGCCATTCTGGGTGAGCAGTGCTTGTAGAAGTCTTGAAGTGATTATTTTGATGGACACAAAGGACGGTGATGGAATAGAAGCATGGATTAGTTTGAAGGAGGATGACATAGCTGAATTAGAGAGAAATATTCCTGACATTTTGTCCTCTTATGCTTTGAAAAATAGCATTTGA